Proteins found in one Candidatus Nomurabacteria bacterium genomic segment:
- the xth gene encoding exodeoxyribonuclease III, producing MKIYSWNVNGIRAVVNKGAFQAFIAQEKPDILGLQETKAMQGQAEIDLPEYSEYWNSAEKKGYSGTAIFTKITPKSVIYGAPSAISDGFGSFEDAYGDVLKEGRITTIELDDFYFVTVYTPNTKGDLSRLELRYRLWDPVFFEYISHLEQTKPVIFCGDLNVAHTENDLANPKGNIGKHGFTNEEREGFQKFIDAGYIDSFRLFTPEGNGYYTWWTHWANARARNVGWRIDYIMVSPRLKKRLKSAQIHASVMGSDHCPVSIEITP from the coding sequence ATGAAGATTTACAGTTGGAATGTTAATGGAATTAGGGCGGTTGTTAATAAAGGTGCCTTTCAAGCGTTTATCGCCCAAGAAAAGCCCGATATTTTAGGCTTGCAAGAAACAAAAGCCATGCAAGGGCAAGCAGAAATTGATTTGCCTGAATATAGTGAATACTGGAACAGTGCCGAAAAAAAAGGTTACAGTGGCACGGCAATTTTTACCAAAATTACTCCAAAAAGTGTTATTTACGGCGCACCAAGCGCCATTAGCGATGGCTTTGGTAGCTTTGAAGACGCCTACGGTGATGTCTTAAAGGAAGGGCGTATCACTACCATCGAACTTGATGATTTTTATTTTGTAACCGTTTACACACCAAACACAAAAGGCGATTTAAGTAGGCTAGAGCTACGGTATCGTCTTTGGGACCCAGTCTTTTTTGAATATATTAGCCACTTAGAGCAAACCAAACCGGTCATTTTTTGTGGCGATTTAAATGTTGCGCATACCGAAAATGACCTAGCTAACCCCAAAGGCAATATTGGTAAGCACGGCTTTACTAACGAAGAGAGGGAAGGCTTTCAAAAATTCATTGATGCCGGTTACATAGATAGCTTCCGCCTATTTACGCCAGAAGGCAACGGTTATTACACATGGTGGACTCACTGGGCCAACGCTCGCGCCCGTAACGTCGGTTGGCGGATAGATTACATCATGGTCAGCCCAAGGCTAAAAAAACGGCTTAAAAGCGCACAGATACACGCCAGCGTCATGGGAAGCGACCATTGCCCAGTAAGTATAGAGATTACTCCATGA